DNA sequence from the Hyalangium ruber genome:
CGTGCCGGCCTCCACCGGCTACGGCGACCCGGTGCAGAAGCTGTTCAAGTTCGACGACGGCGAGCGCATCGTCGGCGCGCTGTCGCTGGATGGCCGCCTGCCGCGCCCCGAGAAGCTCATCGCCGTCACCAAGGACGGCCTGGGCCTGCGCTTCCTGCTCGAGGGCCACACGGAGGTCTCTACCCGCTCCGGCCGCCGCTACGCCAAGACGGGCGAGGGTGACGAGATCATCGGCGTGCAGCCGGTGGGCGAGAAGGACCTGCTGGCGGTGCTCACCGAGAAGACGAGCGCGTTGGTCTGCAAGGTCGCCGAGGTGAACGAGCTGCAGGGGCCGGGCAAGGGCGTGATGGTCATCAAGGTGGAGGAGAGTGACCGCGTGGTCGAGTTCCTCGCGGTGGCGCCGGGCCAGAAGGACAGGGCCATCGATTACGAGACGCAGAAGGGCCGCAAGCTGAGCCTGCACCCGGCGAAGTACGAGGTGACGGGTCGCGGCGGCAAGGGTCACGAGATGTCGCGCAAGGACGCGGTGAAGGAAGTGACGCGGACCGTCACCTTCATCCCGCTGCCCGAGCCGAAGAAGGACTAGCCGAGGAACGCCATGGCGAAGAAGGACACGTACACAGGTGCGGATATCCAGGTCCTCGAGGGCCTGGAGCCGGTGCGCAAGCGCCCGGCCATGTACATCGGGGGCACCGACAGCGTGGGCTACCACCACCTGCTCTGGGAGATCCTCGACAACTCGGTGGACGAGGTCATCAACGGCCACGCCACCACCGTGGAAGTCACGCTCCACAAGGATGGGCGCACCGTCACCGTCGTGGACAACGGGCGCGGCATCCCCGTGGACATGATGCCCAAGTACAAGAAGCCCGCGGTGGAGGTCATCCTCACCACGCTGCACTCGGGCGGCAAGTTCGAGCAGGGCAACTACATCCACTCGGGCGGTCTGCACGGCGTGGGCAGCTCGGTGGTCAACGCCCTGGGCCGCAAGCTGGTGGTGGAGATCAAGCGCGACCACAAGAAGTACGTGCAGACGTACGCGCGCGGCAAGGCCACCAGCCCGCTCAAGGTGGAGGGCCCGGCGCGTGGCACCGGCACCTCCATCACCTTCGAGCCCGACCCGGAGATCTTCGGGGAGAAGCAGAAGTTCGATGCGGAGCTGATCCGCGAGCGCCTGGAGGCCAAGAGCTACCTGCACAAGGGCATGACGGTCGTCTGGAAGGACGACACGGCCCACCCGCACGTCCACGTCACCTACAAGCACGACGGCGGCATCGCCGAGTACCTCACCAAGTGGGTGGCCGAGCGCGCCAAGCCCGTGGTGCCGCCGGCGAGCACCGGCTTCTACCACTCGCGTGACAACGGGGTGCGCCTGGAGGCCGCCCTGGTGTGGACGGAGGCCACGGACGAGACCATCCGCTCCTACGTCAACGGCATCCCCACCGCGCAGGGCGGCACGCACGAGGCGGGCCTGCGCGGCGCGGTGGTCAAGGCGGTGCGCAACTACATCGAGACGCACGACCTGACGCCCAAGGGAGTCACCCTCACCGCGGAGGACATCCGCGAGGGCATGACGGCCATCCTCTCCGTCTACGTGGTGGAGCCGCAGTTCCAGGGCCAGACCAAGGGCCGCCTCAACAACCCCGAGGTGACGGCCCAGGTGGACGGCGTGCTGCGCCCCGCGCTGGAGAAGTGGCTCAACGACAACAAGAGCATCGCCGAGGCGGTGGTGGCCCGCATCATCCTCGCCGCCCGCGCGCGCGAGGCCAGCCGCGCCGCCTCCCAGGCGGTGAGCCGCAAGACGGCGGTCAGCCACCGGCTCAACCTGCCCGGCAAGCTGGCCGACTGCTCCTCCACCGAGCCGAGCACCAGCGAGCTGTTCATCGTCGAAGGTGACTCCGCAGGTGGCTCCGCCAAGCAGGGCCGCGACCGGCGCACCCAGGCCATCCTCCCGCTGCGCGGCAAGGTGCTCAACGCCGAGCAGGCCTCCACCGACAAGGTGGCCGGCAACAAGGAGCTCCAGGACATCGTCAGCGCGCTGGGCTGCGGCATCGGCAGCGACTTCGACATCTCCAAGCTGCGCTACGGCCGCATCTTCCTGCTGATGGACGCCGACAGCGACGGCCACCACATCGCCACCCTGCTGCTCACCTTCTTCTACCGGCACCTGCGCCCGCTCATCGAGAGCGGCGCCGTCCACATCGCCCAGCCGCCCCTCTACAAGGTGGAGATCGGCAAGGAGACGTACTGGGCGCTGGATGAGGCGGACCGCGACCGCATCATCCGGGAGAAGACCAAGGGCAACGCCAAGCCCAACATCATGCGATTCAAGGGGCTGGGTGAGATGACCGCCGACGAGCTGAAGAGCACCACGCTCGACCCCAAGAACCGTCTCAGCCTCCAGGTGACCATCGACAACCCCCTGGAGACGGACCGGGTCATCAATGACCTGCTGGGCAAGGACGTGAGCGCTCGCTTCAAGTTCATCATGGAGCGCGCCGGCGAGGTCCAGGAGCTGGACGTCTGATCACCCCTGGAGGGGGCCTCCGAGCGTGGCTCCCCTCCGGATCTCCGGGGGTTGGGTAGGAGAAGGCCTGGAAACCCGGTCAGGAATGGTGTCCGGGGGCCTTGCTCGGGTAGCATCCGCGCCCGTGTACACCACACGCCTTTTCCTCGTCCTCGCGCTCGCCCTGAGCGTCTCCGCCGAAGCCCAGACTTCTCGCCGTTCGAAGAAGTCGAAGTCGAAGAAGCCGGCTATCACCAAGCCTGTGCCGATGACGCAGGAGCCGGACGCGGAGCCCGCGCCCTCGGATCCTGGCGAAGATCCCGCGCCGACCTCGCAGATCGCGCCCGAGCCCACCGCCACCAAACCGGCGGAGCCCGCGCCGCCCCCGGCCAAGCCCGCCGCCAACAGCACCGTGGTGCTCGCCGTGGCCCGCACCGCCAACGCGCAGCCGTCCGCCGCGCGCATCCAGGCGGAGCTGCATGACTTGCTGGGCCAGAAACCGGACGTGCAGGTCATCGACCTGGCCTCCGCCTTCCCTCCCCCCGAGCCCGCCTCCCTGAAGGAGGCCGACGCGCTCTACGAGCAGGGCAAGGAGCAGTACGACAACCTGGATCCCGAGGCCGCGGCCGGGAAGTTCCTCGCGGCGGCGGACGCCTATGAGAAGTACCCGGGCGAGCTGAAGCCGGAGCGGCTGGGCAACACCTTCATCTTCCTGGGCGCCTCGCAGCTGCTCAACGGGGACAAGGAGGCCGCCAAGCGCTCCTTCGTGCGCGCGCTGGCCGCCAACCCCGGCGCCCAGCCCGAGACGGCGATGTTCGGCGCGGACGTGCAGACGGCCTTCACCGACGCGCAGCAGGAGTTCAACGCGCAGGGCAAGGGCACGCTCACCATCGACTCGCAGCCCTCGGGCGCGCGCGTCACCGTGCGCGGTGAGGACCTGGGCGTCACGCCCCTGAAGAACGTGGAGGTCCACGCCGGCCGTCACCCGGTGGTCATCTCCCTGCCGGGCTACGTGCCCTATGCCTCCTACCCGCAGGTGGCGCCGGGCAAGAGCGCGGACCTGAAGCCCCAGCTCGAGCCGCTGCCGGCCATGGCCGCCGTGATCGACGCGGCCGCCAAGGCCACCACCGAGCGCGCCTTCGACTCCGACCGCATGCCGCCCGAGGCCAGCCTGATCGCCGAGAAGGTAGGCGCGCGCTACGTGGTGCTCGCCGCCGTCACCCAGAAGAAGACCAACCCGGCCGAGGCCGAGCTGCAGGTGTGGGACGTGCAGACGAAGAACCGCATGCGCGGCGTGGAGATCGAGCTCCAGTCGAAGGATCCCGAGGTCGGCACCGTGGCCGCCGCCAACCGCGTCTACAGCTTCATGACCGGCGCGATGCTGCCGGGCTCGGAGTCTGCCTCCTCCTCCTCGAGCACGGTCCAGGTCATGAAGAAGCCCTGGTTCTGGGCGGCGGTGGTCGGCGGCGCGGCGGTGGTGACTGGCGGCATCATCTACGCCACCCAGGACCGTGGCGGGCGTCCCAACGGCCCCGTCTCCGGTTTCCCTGGGTGGGGCTTCTAGGGCCAGGATTGAATGGCTGCCTCCACGTGTTCGTCGGCAGCTCTCGAGGTGTCCGAATGAAAGCCCTGGTGCTCGCCCTCCTCCCCGCAGTTGCCCTGGCCGCGCCGCCGCCCACGCCGCGGCGCGTCAGCGCGCTGCTCATCCCCATGGACCAAGGGGCTGAGTCCAACAGCGTGAAGTTCGAGACGTACATGAACGAGGCGCTCGAGCAGTTCTCGGGCTTCACCGTTCGCAAGCCCGAAGAGCTGTTCGGCATGCCGGCGGATGACGAGGCCGAGGCCTCGCTCAAGCGAGGCAGCAAGGGCCTGGAGGAGAGCCTGGCCGCCTACGAGGCGCGCGAGTACGAGGACGCGGAGCGCAAGCTGCGCGCCACCCTCAAGGAGCTGCACCAGGCCATCGGCGCGATGCGCTCCTGCGCGGACCTCTGCGAGGCCACGGCCCTGTACGCCGCCGTGCTGCACCAGCGGGGCGACATCGAGGAGGCCAAGCTCAACCTCATCGATCTGATGGCGCTCAACCCCACCTTTGAGCTGAACCCCAAGCGCTACAACAAGGACTTCATCTCCCTGCGCGCCCAGGTGGCCACCAGCCGCAGCGCGGCGCTGCGCGGCAGCGCCGTCGTGAAGTCGCGGCCCGCGGGCGCGCGCGTCTACGTGGATGGCGAGTTCCAGGGCTACACGCCGGTGACGGTGAGCACGATGCAGGTGGGCAACCACATGCTGCGTCTGGATCGCCCCGGCTTCCGCCAGCACGGGCAGCTCCTGGAGGTGACGCCGGACGATGTGGAGGTCAACGCCGAGCTGACCCCCACCAACAACTATAAGAAGTACGACTCGCAGCTGGACAAGGTGGCCACCGAGATCATCAAGACGACGCCGAGCCAGGCGGCCGTGGCGATGGGCAAGTCGCTGTCGATCGATCGCGGCCTGGTGGGCACGGTGAAGGACCTGGGCCCCAACGGCACCGAGGTCGTCGTGGGCTTCTTCGACCTGCGCAACGGCAAGAAGATCGCGAGCCGGCGCGTGGTGCTGCAGGGCGACGAGTACGGCCAGGAGAAGGCGGAGATGGTTCGCCTGGTGAACTACCTGGTCAACAACGGCATGGGCGGCGGGGAGCAAAAGGTGAAGAGCTCGGACCCGCTGGACAACCGCCACGGCATGGAAGACTGGAACGGCGAGGACCAGGGTGGCCGCCGGCGCGTGACGGAGAAGCGCAAGAAGGACGGCGATCCGCTGGATACAGTGAACGGTACCGAAGAGTGGTAGCGCGCGACGCTTGCCCTCCTGGAGCGGGAGCAGCCTAGAGTCCGAGGCGTATGCGCCTCCAGGCCCTGCTGCTGCTCCTGCCCTCCCTCGCCCTCGCGCAGACTCCGGCCATCCTCCGCCCGGCCGTGAGCTCGCGAGGGGTGACGCTGCCCCCCGAAGCCACCGCCATCGTGGATGAGGCCACCGCCCTCTCCTTGAACCCGGGTGGCCTGCGCTACGTCGGCTCCCCCCAGCTCTTCTACGTGCATGAGCGCAACCGCGCGCTGGATCAGGTCGGCAACGGCCTGTTCGCCGGCGCCACGTTGCTGGGCACCGTGGGCCTGGGCTTCGGCGTGGAGTGGATCCGCAACCAGACGGCGCTGGACTACCGCCGCAGCTCCCTGGGCTTCGCGCTGGGCACGGACACGCTGGCGCTCGGCGCCACCTACCACGCCTTCTCCTCCGAGGATGCGGAGTTCGAGAAGCTCTACAGCTGGGACATCGGCCTGTCGGCGCGGCCCTGGCGCGAGTTCTCCTACAGCGTGGTGGCCCGCGACATCAACGCACCCACGCGGGGCCCGCACACCCTGCCGCGCACCTTCGACGTGGGCATCGGCGTGCGCCCCTTCGGAGAGCGGTACACGCTGGGGGTGGACTACCTCTTCCGCTCCGGAGACCTGGACCGGGGGCGCCTGGCCTACGCGCTGAAGGCGGAGCTGGTGCCGGGCGTGGGGCTGAGCGCGGGCCTGTCACACGGCCTGCGCGGCGGCGAGGAGGTGGCCTTCCAGCTCGCCGCCACGCTGGACACCTCTGGCTTCGGCGTCACCTACGCGGGCGGCCGGACGGAGTCGAGCTGGGACCACGTGCTGGGCGTGCGCCTGTCGAGCGAGCGCTACCGCAGCCTGCGCCTGTCCTCGGGCGTGGTGACGATGGTGGACCTCAATGATCGGCTCGCGGGTGGCGTCAGCCCTCCGCTGGCGCTATTCGGGGTGACGGGGGCCGACCCGTACCTGAAGCTGATGCGCTTCCTGGACCTGGCCACCAAGGATCCGGAGCTGCGCGGCGTGGTGCTGAAGATCGAGGGCATGGGCGGGGTGGACTGGGGCCAGGCCGAGGAGCTGCGGCAGGCCGTGCTGCGCCTGAAGGGGAACGGCAAGAAGGTGATGGCGGTGCTGCTCTCGTGCGACGACAAGTGCTACTTCGTCGCCTCCGCCGCCGATCAGATCCACGCGCTGCCGGAGTCCTCGCTGCTCATCAACGGCCTGACGGCGGGCGTCATGAGCCTGGGCGGGACGATGCAGAAGCTGGGCGTCACCTGGGACGTGGCGCGGGTGGGCGAGTACAAGACCGCGCCCGAGCAGCTCACCCGCACGGAGATGAGCGAGGCGGAGCGGGAGACGGTGAACGCGTACCTCGACACGCAGGTGGCCTGGTACGAGGAGTCGGTGACGAACGGACGCAAGCTGCCCCCCGGGCGCCTGCGCGAAGCGTGGGCCGTGGGCCTCATCCCCTCCCGGCGCGCGGTGGCGTTGGGGCTGGTGGACAGCGTCATCCAGAAGCAGGAGGAGCTGGAGCAGAAGGTGCGCGACCTCGCCCCCGGCGCCACCTACAACGCCAGCTACTCGCCGCGCAGCGAGCGGGAGACGCGCTGGGGCATCCGCCGGCGCATCGCCATCATCCCCGTGCTGGGCGCCATCGCCGGAGGCAAGAGCCGAGAGGATCCGCTCGGCGCCTCGCGCATCGCCGGGGCCGAGACGGTGGTGCTCGCGCTGACGCGGGCCCAGGAAGACCCCTCCGTGGTGGCCATCCTGCTGCGGGTGGACTCGGGCGGCGGGGACGTGCTCGCCTCGGACCTCATGTACCGGGCGGTGCTGGAGGCCAAGCGGCACAAGCCCGTCGTCGCCTCCATGGGCGATGTGGCGGCCTCGGGCGGCTACTACGTGGCCATGGGCGCGGATGAGGTTCTGGCCAACCCCACCACCATCACCGGCAGCATCGGCGTCTTCTACCTGAAGCCCGCGCTCAAGGGCCTGCTGGGGGACAAGCTGGGGGTGAACCAGGAGAACCTCCCGCGCGCCCCGCTGGCGGACCTGATGGACTACTGGCGCCCCTGGACGCCCGAGGAGCAGACCGCGGTGCAGTCGTGGGTGAACCAGACCTACGACGACTTCATCACCTACGTGGCCGAGGCCCGGAAGATGGAGAAGGAGAAGGTGGACGCCATCGCGCGCGGGCGGGTGTGGTCCGGCAAGGACGCCCAGGCCCGTGGGCTGGTGGACCGACTGGGTGGCTTCGCCGAGGCCGTCGAGGCGGCGCGCACCCGCGCCCGGGTGGACGCGGCCGAGGAGCTGGACCTGGAGGTGTACGGCGAGCCCAAGGGCCTGCTGTCCTCCCTGGGCGGTGAGCCGAACGTGCTGACGCGGCTGCTGCCCCAGCCCCAGCCTGCCCTGCCCCCAGGCATGCAGACGCTCCTGCGGCAGGCAGGGCTCACCGCCGAGGGGCTGGAGCCGGGCATGAAGGCCCAGCTGCCCTTCTCCCTGCGCATCCACTGAGTTCCCTGGCCGACACCCTCACGAAATTCTCCAAGCCCCACGCCGGTCTCTGTTAATGTAGGTGTGCTTTCGGGCCGGCTCTCGGGCCGCCTGAAGGCTCCAGGGACCGGTGGTTCGGTCGACGAGAACCCGGCGCGTCGAGCGCAGGCGCCTCGAAGATCCCGCGTCAGGCTCCCTGTCCCACACGTCGAACCGTGCGCCCCCGGCCGAACCGGGGCCTCTTGCGTGCACAGCCTCTGGAATTTCATGAGCGAGAACACCGACAACAACGATCCCCGTGAACCCCTCCCGCCCGCCGCGGCCGCTCGGCCCGAGTCTCCTGGAATGGACGACGACGGCGGGGACGAAGGCGACGACGAGGGTCCCGATGAGGGCGGAGATGCCGCCGCCGGCCCAGGGCAACCGGGCGCCGCTGGACAGGCAGGCCCGGGGGGAGGCCGCCGCCGCCGCCGCCGTCGCCGTCGCCGTGGCGCCCAGGTCCACTTCACCCCGGAAGGCCAGGCCTACCGGATGCAGCCGGGCCCGGACGGGCAGATGGTGCAGGTGTTCCTCACGCCGCAGGAGCTCCAGCAGTACCAGCAGCGCATGGCCCAGCAGGCCCAGCAGCAGCAGGGCCAGCCCCAGCAGGGCCAGCAGCACCCGCAGCACCCGGGCGGCCAGCCTCAGGGCCAGCGCCAGGAGCACCGCGGGGGCCACCAGGGCCACGCCGCGCCTCAGCAGAACCTGGCGCCCGTGGAGGGCGTGCTGGACACCGAGGCCAAGGGCCCCAACGCGTTCCTGCGCCAGCTGAAGAAGAACCTGCTGCCCTCGCCGGATGACGCGGAGCTGCCCAAGAATCTGGTGCAGAAGCTGCGGCTGCGCCAGGGCCAGTACGTCACCGCGTTCGCGCAGATGCGGGGCACCAAGGGCCTGGTGCAGAAGGTGGACACGGTGGACGGCCGCCCGCTGGAGAGCAACCCGCGGCTGCCGCACTTCGCGGACCTCACCTCGGTGGATCCGCTCGAGCGCATCAAGCTGGAGCACGGCCACCGCGAGATGGTGACCCGGGTGCTGGATCTGATCTCCCCCATCGGCAAGGGTCAGCGCGCGCTGATCGTCGCCCCGCCGAAGACGGGCAAGACGATCATGCTCCAGAAGATCGCCCAGGCGGTCATCACCAACCACCCCGAGATGCACGTGATGGTGCTGCTCATCGACGAGCGCCCCGAGGAAGTCACGGACATGCGCCGCAGCATCAAGGCCGAGGTGCTGGCCTCGAGCTCGGATCGGCCCACGGGTGACCACCTCAAGGTGGCGGAGCTGGCGCTGGAGCGGGCCCGGCGACTGGTGGAGAGCGGCAAGGACGTGCTCATCCTCCTGGACTCGATCACCCGCCTGGCGCGCGCCTACAACAAGGAAGTGGACAGCTCGGGCCGTACGCTCACGGGCGGCGTGGACAGCCGCGCGCTGGAGCGCCCCAAGCGCATCTTCGGCGCCGCGCGCGCCACCGAGGAGGCCGGCACGCTGACCATCATCGGCACGGCGCTCATCGACACCGGCAGCCGCATGGACGAAGTGATTTTCGAGGAGTTCAAGGGCACCGGTAACTCCGAGGTGACGCTGGACCGACTGCTGGCCGAGAAGCGCATCTTCCCCGCCATCAACATCGCCCAGTCCGGCACGCGCAAGGAGGAGAAGCTCTTCACCCAGAAGGAGTACGAGAAGGTGAAGAAGCTGCGCCAGATGCTCTTCTCCGTGAAGCCCGTCGAGGCCATGGAGGCGCTCGGCAAGCGGCTCACGCGCTACACCTACAACGACGAGTTCCTCGAGGAGTTGTAGGCCGCTGCCAGGCGACGACGGAGATGTTCACCGTCGTCGCCTCGCCTGTCAGGCGGGTAGCGAGGGCAGACGCGGCACGCTAGCTTCCGCGCCCATGCGCACTTTCCCCTACCCGCTTGTCCTCGCCGCGATGCTCGCCGCCTGCGCGAGTTCGCCGCAACCGCAGCCTGACGCCGCTTCCACCCCGGCCCCCGCCGCTCCCGCCGCGGTGAGCCCTCCGGCTTCTCCGGCCAGCAGTGCCGAGACGAAGAAGGAGGCCCCCGACCCGGTCGCCAGCGCGGACGCCGCGCGCGTGGCCGAGTTCGCGCGCCAGGTGACGCCGCTGGTGGATGCTTTCATCAACTCCGAGGCGCTCTTCACGCGAGACGGCAAGCAGGTGCTGCTCTCCTCCAACCGCGACGGCCTGCCGCAGATCTACATCGCCGACGCCGCGCGCCCCGACTCTCCCGCGAAGCGCCTGCTCAACTGGAGCGAGCGCATGACGATCACCGCGACCACCCCGGACGGCAAGTCGCTCCTGTTCCGCTCGGACAAGGGCGCCGATGAGAACTGGTCCCTCTGGAAGGTGAACCTCGACGGCTCGCAGCCCGTGGAGCTCACCCCGGGCGAGAAG
Encoded proteins:
- a CDS encoding DNA gyrase/topoisomerase IV subunit B, coding for MAKKDTYTGADIQVLEGLEPVRKRPAMYIGGTDSVGYHHLLWEILDNSVDEVINGHATTVEVTLHKDGRTVTVVDNGRGIPVDMMPKYKKPAVEVILTTLHSGGKFEQGNYIHSGGLHGVGSSVVNALGRKLVVEIKRDHKKYVQTYARGKATSPLKVEGPARGTGTSITFEPDPEIFGEKQKFDAELIRERLEAKSYLHKGMTVVWKDDTAHPHVHVTYKHDGGIAEYLTKWVAERAKPVVPPASTGFYHSRDNGVRLEAALVWTEATDETIRSYVNGIPTAQGGTHEAGLRGAVVKAVRNYIETHDLTPKGVTLTAEDIREGMTAILSVYVVEPQFQGQTKGRLNNPEVTAQVDGVLRPALEKWLNDNKSIAEAVVARIILAARAREASRAASQAVSRKTAVSHRLNLPGKLADCSSTEPSTSELFIVEGDSAGGSAKQGRDRRTQAILPLRGKVLNAEQASTDKVAGNKELQDIVSALGCGIGSDFDISKLRYGRIFLLMDADSDGHHIATLLLTFFYRHLRPLIESGAVHIAQPPLYKVEIGKETYWALDEADRDRIIREKTKGNAKPNIMRFKGLGEMTADELKSTTLDPKNRLSLQVTIDNPLETDRVINDLLGKDVSARFKFIMERAGEVQELDV
- a CDS encoding PEGA domain-containing protein, which encodes MYTTRLFLVLALALSVSAEAQTSRRSKKSKSKKPAITKPVPMTQEPDAEPAPSDPGEDPAPTSQIAPEPTATKPAEPAPPPAKPAANSTVVLAVARTANAQPSAARIQAELHDLLGQKPDVQVIDLASAFPPPEPASLKEADALYEQGKEQYDNLDPEAAAGKFLAAADAYEKYPGELKPERLGNTFIFLGASQLLNGDKEAAKRSFVRALAANPGAQPETAMFGADVQTAFTDAQQEFNAQGKGTLTIDSQPSGARVTVRGEDLGVTPLKNVEVHAGRHPVVISLPGYVPYASYPQVAPGKSADLKPQLEPLPAMAAVIDAAAKATTERAFDSDRMPPEASLIAEKVGARYVVLAAVTQKKTNPAEAELQVWDVQTKNRMRGVEIELQSKDPEVGTVAAANRVYSFMTGAMLPGSESASSSSSTVQVMKKPWFWAAVVGGAAVVTGGIIYATQDRGGRPNGPVSGFPGWGF
- a CDS encoding PEGA domain-containing protein; the protein is MKALVLALLPAVALAAPPPTPRRVSALLIPMDQGAESNSVKFETYMNEALEQFSGFTVRKPEELFGMPADDEAEASLKRGSKGLEESLAAYEAREYEDAERKLRATLKELHQAIGAMRSCADLCEATALYAAVLHQRGDIEEAKLNLIDLMALNPTFELNPKRYNKDFISLRAQVATSRSAALRGSAVVKSRPAGARVYVDGEFQGYTPVTVSTMQVGNHMLRLDRPGFRQHGQLLEVTPDDVEVNAELTPTNNYKKYDSQLDKVATEIIKTTPSQAAVAMGKSLSIDRGLVGTVKDLGPNGTEVVVGFFDLRNGKKIASRRVVLQGDEYGQEKAEMVRLVNYLVNNGMGGGEQKVKSSDPLDNRHGMEDWNGEDQGGRRRVTEKRKKDGDPLDTVNGTEEW
- the sppA gene encoding signal peptide peptidase SppA, with protein sequence MRLQALLLLLPSLALAQTPAILRPAVSSRGVTLPPEATAIVDEATALSLNPGGLRYVGSPQLFYVHERNRALDQVGNGLFAGATLLGTVGLGFGVEWIRNQTALDYRRSSLGFALGTDTLALGATYHAFSSEDAEFEKLYSWDIGLSARPWREFSYSVVARDINAPTRGPHTLPRTFDVGIGVRPFGERYTLGVDYLFRSGDLDRGRLAYALKAELVPGVGLSAGLSHGLRGGEEVAFQLAATLDTSGFGVTYAGGRTESSWDHVLGVRLSSERYRSLRLSSGVVTMVDLNDRLAGGVSPPLALFGVTGADPYLKLMRFLDLATKDPELRGVVLKIEGMGGVDWGQAEELRQAVLRLKGNGKKVMAVLLSCDDKCYFVASAADQIHALPESSLLINGLTAGVMSLGGTMQKLGVTWDVARVGEYKTAPEQLTRTEMSEAERETVNAYLDTQVAWYEESVTNGRKLPPGRLREAWAVGLIPSRRAVALGLVDSVIQKQEELEQKVRDLAPGATYNASYSPRSERETRWGIRRRIAIIPVLGAIAGGKSREDPLGASRIAGAETVVLALTRAQEDPSVVAILLRVDSGGGDVLASDLMYRAVLEAKRHKPVVASMGDVAASGGYYVAMGADEVLANPTTITGSIGVFYLKPALKGLLGDKLGVNQENLPRAPLADLMDYWRPWTPEEQTAVQSWVNQTYDDFITYVAEARKMEKEKVDAIARGRVWSGKDAQARGLVDRLGGFAEAVEAARTRARVDAAEELDLEVYGEPKGLLSSLGGEPNVLTRLLPQPQPALPPGMQTLLRQAGLTAEGLEPGMKAQLPFSLRIH
- the rho gene encoding transcription termination factor Rho is translated as MSENTDNNDPREPLPPAAAARPESPGMDDDGGDEGDDEGPDEGGDAAAGPGQPGAAGQAGPGGGRRRRRRRRRRGAQVHFTPEGQAYRMQPGPDGQMVQVFLTPQELQQYQQRMAQQAQQQQGQPQQGQQHPQHPGGQPQGQRQEHRGGHQGHAAPQQNLAPVEGVLDTEAKGPNAFLRQLKKNLLPSPDDAELPKNLVQKLRLRQGQYVTAFAQMRGTKGLVQKVDTVDGRPLESNPRLPHFADLTSVDPLERIKLEHGHREMVTRVLDLISPIGKGQRALIVAPPKTGKTIMLQKIAQAVITNHPEMHVMVLLIDERPEEVTDMRRSIKAEVLASSSDRPTGDHLKVAELALERARRLVESGKDVLILLDSITRLARAYNKEVDSSGRTLTGGVDSRALERPKRIFGAARATEEAGTLTIIGTALIDTGSRMDEVIFEEFKGTGNSEVTLDRLLAEKRIFPAINIAQSGTRKEEKLFTQKEYEKVKKLRQMLFSVKPVEAMEALGKRLTRYTYNDEFLEEL